The DNA window AAACATAAATCATGATAGTATCGTGCCATGTATTATATGTGGACATAGATTTACAAAGCTTATGTATTGTTATAAATCTAAATAGCTGTAAAAATGATATTCTCGACATTTCAGTTCTTGCAAATGAAAGATCAAATGTAACATAGTATAATACCAAGTGaaatcaataaaaatataattaaataatactAAGGCAAATGTAAAAGCATATCATTTTTCGATATAGTCGTACATTTGAAAATTGAATGGATCCGTACTAAATTAATTTATGCGAGTCTCTTCAAGGTTTTACAGCCacgtttaaacaatttagatgGTAAACTACTTGTAAAGATAAAGAAATTcataaattagaaaatattatatattatgtaCCTATATTGCATGAGAGTACTCACACAATTGTTTCCTAGCATCAATTTAGATGGCTGGCACTTtattgaataatgtaaatacATTTAATCGTTTTCTGTTACTTTTTATGTACAGCACTTTTGGTCTGTGCACTATTTCTCACTTGAACAGGGAATACGTTTTATTACATATTGAATTCCAATTACAAATTCTAATTAAACTACAGTATTGGATATGAAATGTAATGTATTAatagaaatgtaaaatttcGATAAAATAGAACTTTATTTGTGCATTTGTATGATACATATTGAAtgaatttaaattataattatgagatttttatttgcaataaaaaaatttcaggaAATATTATTGTTTTTGTATGAAGtaacaaaaattagtttcttgtgaaaacataaaaaatataattaaatttcatttatcgGTTTTTCCAAATATATATGTCCAATGTAATAATCGGATGCGACTCTATGAGGTTGTGGAAATCGTTTTGTCGATAGTACTAAATGTTCCAAACCAATTTTTATCACCGAGAGACCTACTTCGCAATATGATTTATTCGTGGAGTcggtaatatttttatttgtctcATATTTATATAATACTTTAACAATAGATACTTTTTGCAAAGTTATGATATTATTAGTTAAAATTGTTTTAGGCTCTatcattaaatttaaattccagTCCATTGGTTTTAGAATAAGGCAATGAGTTTCTTTCCCCACAAAAGACTGTAAAACTATCTCCTCGCCGAATATACCGGTCATTGAAGTTTTTATGGCTATTAAAAAATCAGTGAAAGGGTCAGTTGcactttttgtttttaaattatttgataaacTACAGTCAACGGAGTAACTCCACAGTTTAAgcgaattatttttatcaacCTTTCCTAAATATTGTAAGCATCTGTTGCAAATTATATCGTTTCCATCTATTTTTGAATTTTCGTTAAATACACCTGTATGGACGACAATAAAAAATGGCCCATAAAAGATATCGGATTCCGATGGCATCAAATTTTGCGTTATAGTGTCGTGGTTGTGTTGGCAACAAAACCATTCGCTTGGATCATAGTTCAAGTCTGGCATAGGCAATACCCTCTTAACAAGTATTTCTTTAGAAAGATTAATTTTACAGCATGCGCATAATATGCTGCAACAAGATTCATTAAGTAATTCAAGGGTTCCTGAATTGCAAGAAGATATAGAATcatttggaaaatttatttttggcaACGGGTTATTAACCAATTCCACTTGGAGGGTTCCAAACACAGATCTGGATTTAATTTGTAAGCGAAAACAAAtccaattatttattatatttaacgcCGATAACGAGTTTGGTATCAATTTTATGGATTTCaccaacaattttaatatttcatttcctATACTAATTTCAATACTTTCTTCTAAAAGTTTGATCCCAACTATTGCAGAATTTACTTTCATTCGTAAGTGGATGAAAGCATTGCATATTTGGAGTCTTGGTCTCAATTCCAACGTTATGGATTCTATCATATTAAAATATATCAATGTAATAACTCGgttattattttcaataacttaATATCAACAATTTAAGTAATTTAAAAGGATGTTactttaaacaaaaattatagtACAAGAGAcctaaaaagaaattacaaatttgAATTACAAGAAACGAAATTTGTATTTACAGGagagaataaaatgtttatacTTTTACCTTCAAAACTGTGAATTTATTATAAAGTTATAAACTTTATTGCTATAAAGTTATAAACCACCTGACATAAGGAATCGTTGCGTTAAAAATCATTCCATACATTTcccaatatttatattatagaGTCTCctaaaaaaaatcaatatttaatcgtaaaataatcTTACGAACTGAACTGGTaaaatcgaatgaaaatttttttacataattacaTCTGTCAGAATTTTCAATCAATGAATGATTGGTCGAATTTATCGAAACAAGGTATGTACATTATTCGTTACGACTGCAATCTAAAATCcattattttcaaatttcataattttcaaaCACAGCAAAAGAAGGAGTTACGTAGTTTAAATATTCTCACTTGAGTAGACCACGTGCGGTACTTTGACATGTTTCTATGAAGATCAATCCACGTTGGTTGTAACATAATACGTGTTCT is part of the Halictus rubicundus isolate RS-2024b chromosome 3, iyHalRubi1_principal, whole genome shotgun sequence genome and encodes:
- the LOC143352744 gene encoding uncharacterized protein LOC143352744 — translated: MIESITLELRPRLQICNAFIHLRMKVNSAIVGIKLLEESIEISIGNEILKLLVKSIKLIPNSLSALNIINNWICFRLQIKSRSVFGTLQVELVNNPLPKINFPNDSISSCNSGTLELLNESCCSILCACCKINLSKEILVKRVLPMPDLNYDPSEWFCCQHNHDTITQNLMPSESDIFYGPFFIVVHTGVFNENSKIDGNDIICNRCLQYLGKVDKNNSLKLWSYSVDCSLSNNLKTKSATDPFTDFLIAIKTSMTGIFGEEIVLQSFVGKETHCLILKPMDWNLNLMIEPKTILTNNIITLQKVSIVKVLYKYETNKNITDSTNKSYCEVGLSVIKIGLEHLVLSTKRFPQPHRVASDYYIGHIYLEKPINEI